The Streptomyces albofaciens JCM 4342 genome has a segment encoding these proteins:
- the fes gene encoding enterochelin esterase → MTRTNGGAPAASPATPPRTPRPHPAETAQSPRLTRLAAELAAAGSPRAHAAELARFWAEAAAAGTPLTEPLDGDPEHRAVTFLWRGDPATRQVLLLVNRLMDRTDLTTSLMRHLPGTDVWHLTYRLRTDHRGSYRIAPDTEGRPPGDLGRLAATGVRDPLNPHTVATRWHGPPGSVFELPHAPARPWPHPPRPGTPRGTVRRHRMPSAALGTEREVWTYEPVTPDRDRADGHTLVLLDGDMWFGQLRLEDILDGLIADGAIPPLTVLAPHAVDNATRAREFGGRPAYVDFLAGELLPWAAGHLPVGTDPARTVVAGQSLGGLTALYAGYAAPHRFGNVLAQSASLWWHPPGEQAGETAWITRRYAEGAPRALRVHLDVGLHEWGMLEQTRDLRRTLRAGGHTVTGADFNGGHDYACWSIALAQGLIALLGPGAPPAPTEPPPATGSR, encoded by the coding sequence ATGACCCGCACGAACGGCGGCGCCCCCGCCGCCTCCCCGGCCACCCCGCCCCGAACGCCCCGCCCCCACCCGGCCGAGACCGCGCAGAGCCCGCGGCTGACCCGCCTGGCCGCCGAACTGGCCGCGGCCGGCTCGCCCCGCGCGCACGCCGCCGAGCTGGCCCGGTTCTGGGCCGAGGCGGCGGCCGCCGGCACCCCGCTGACCGAACCGCTCGACGGCGACCCCGAGCACCGCGCCGTCACCTTCCTGTGGCGCGGCGACCCCGCGACCCGTCAGGTGCTGCTGCTGGTCAACCGGCTGATGGACCGTACCGACCTCACCACGAGCCTGATGCGGCACCTGCCCGGCACGGACGTGTGGCACCTGACCTACCGCCTGCGCACCGACCACCGCGGCTCGTACCGCATCGCCCCCGACACCGAAGGGCGGCCGCCCGGTGACCTCGGCCGACTGGCCGCCACCGGCGTCCGCGACCCCCTCAACCCGCACACCGTCGCCACCCGCTGGCACGGCCCGCCCGGCTCCGTCTTCGAACTCCCGCACGCCCCGGCCCGCCCCTGGCCGCACCCTCCCCGTCCCGGCACCCCGCGCGGTACGGTCCGGCGCCACCGGATGCCCAGCGCGGCGCTCGGCACGGAGCGCGAGGTGTGGACGTACGAGCCGGTCACGCCGGACAGGGACCGCGCCGACGGGCACACCCTCGTCCTCCTGGACGGCGACATGTGGTTCGGCCAGCTGCGCCTGGAAGACATCCTCGACGGCCTGATCGCCGACGGCGCGATCCCGCCGCTGACGGTGCTCGCCCCGCACGCCGTCGACAACGCCACCCGCGCCCGCGAGTTCGGCGGCCGCCCCGCGTACGTCGACTTCCTCGCCGGGGAGCTGCTGCCCTGGGCGGCCGGACACCTGCCGGTCGGTACGGACCCGGCGCGCACGGTCGTCGCGGGGCAGAGCCTGGGCGGGCTCACCGCCCTGTACGCCGGGTACGCCGCGCCGCACCGCTTCGGCAACGTCCTGGCCCAGTCCGCCTCCCTGTGGTGGCACCCGCCGGGCGAACAGGCCGGGGAGACGGCGTGGATCACCCGGCGCTACGCCGAAGGCGCGCCGCGTGCGCTGCGCGTGCACCTGGACGTGGGGCTCCACGAGTGGGGCATGCTCGAACAGACCCGTGACCTGCGCCGGACGCTCCGCGCCGGCGGCCACACCGTCACCGGCGCCGACTTCAACGGCGGCCACGACTATGCCTGCTGGTCCATCGCCCTGGCCCAGGGGCTGATCGCCCTTCTCGGGCCGGGCGCCCCACCCGCGCCCACCGAACCCCCGCCGGCTACCGGATCCCGCTGA